From one Catellatospora sp. IY07-71 genomic stretch:
- a CDS encoding DNA-3-methyladenine glycosylase, translating into MDYSLLDAPASKIADTARGLLGWELAAGGVRIRLTEVEAYAGVGEDPASHSHRGRTERNSVMFGPAGFLYVYFVFGMHWCLNVTAGREGEAAAVLLRAGRVVDGLAAARARRGPVADRELARGPARLAVALGIDGTANRTSLLDGTGPVLLTPPTTVVDEDAIRSGPRVGVAAAHDVPWRFWLADEPSVSAYRRHAPRRRPAAG; encoded by the coding sequence GTGGACTACTCCCTGCTCGACGCCCCCGCCTCCAAGATCGCCGACACCGCCCGCGGGCTGCTGGGCTGGGAACTCGCCGCCGGGGGAGTCCGGATCAGGCTCACCGAGGTCGAGGCGTACGCGGGCGTCGGCGAGGACCCCGCCTCCCACAGCCACCGCGGCCGCACCGAGCGCAACTCGGTGATGTTCGGCCCGGCCGGCTTTCTCTACGTGTACTTCGTCTTCGGCATGCACTGGTGCCTCAACGTGACCGCCGGCCGCGAGGGCGAGGCGGCCGCGGTGCTGCTGCGCGCGGGCCGCGTGGTCGACGGGCTGGCCGCGGCCCGCGCCCGCCGTGGCCCGGTCGCCGACCGCGAGCTGGCCCGGGGCCCGGCGCGGCTGGCGGTCGCCCTCGGCATCGACGGCACCGCCAACCGCACCTCACTGCTCGACGGCACGGGGCCCGTCCTGCTCACGCCGCCGACGACCGTGGTGGACGAGGACGCCATCCGGTCGGGTCCCCGCGTCGGCGTCGCCGCCGCGCACGACGTCCCGTGGCGCTTCTGGCTCGCGGACGAACCCTCGGTCAGCGCCTACCGCCGCCATGCCCCGCGCCGCCGACCGGCCGCCGGCTGA
- a CDS encoding acetylornithine transaminase has translation MTLTQRWQQSMMDNYGTPPLALVSGSGAVVVDEAGREYVDLLSGIAVNALGHGHPAVVAAVSRQIAQLGHVSNLFIAEPPVALAELLLALTGRPGRVFFANSGAEANEAAFKLSRRTGRTHVVACAQAFHGRTMGALALTGQPAKADPFRPLPGEVTHIPYGDVDALRAAVTGETAMVILEPIMGEAGVVPAPPGFLAAAREITAKHGALLVLDEVQTGVGRTGHWFAHQAEGVAPDVITLAKGLGGGLPIGATIAFADGAFAQHHPGGAAALFTPGQHGTTFGGNPVACAAALAVLRTIAADGLLDHVKRIGEQLRRGIEALNHPLVSGVRGAGLLLGVVLTAPVAPAVQKALLDAGFIVNAAQPDAIRLAPPLILTAAQADAFLSALGPALKLAQPLTDSGAPS, from the coding sequence ATGACCCTCACCCAGCGGTGGCAGCAGTCGATGATGGACAACTACGGCACCCCGCCGCTGGCCCTGGTCAGCGGGTCGGGTGCGGTGGTCGTCGACGAGGCCGGCCGGGAGTACGTCGACCTGCTGTCGGGCATCGCGGTCAACGCGCTGGGCCACGGGCACCCCGCCGTGGTCGCCGCGGTCAGCAGGCAGATCGCGCAGCTCGGGCACGTGTCGAACCTGTTCATCGCCGAGCCGCCGGTCGCCCTGGCCGAGCTGCTGCTCGCGCTGACCGGCCGCCCCGGCCGGGTGTTCTTCGCCAACTCCGGCGCGGAGGCCAACGAGGCCGCGTTCAAGCTGTCCCGGCGCACCGGCCGGACCCACGTGGTGGCCTGCGCGCAGGCGTTCCACGGGCGGACCATGGGCGCGCTGGCGCTGACCGGCCAGCCCGCCAAGGCGGACCCGTTCCGGCCGCTGCCGGGCGAGGTCACCCACATCCCGTACGGCGACGTCGACGCCCTGCGCGCGGCCGTCACCGGGGAGACCGCCATGGTCATCCTGGAGCCGATCATGGGCGAGGCGGGCGTCGTCCCGGCCCCGCCCGGGTTCCTCGCCGCCGCCCGCGAGATCACCGCGAAGCACGGCGCGCTGCTGGTGCTCGACGAGGTGCAGACCGGCGTCGGCCGCACCGGGCACTGGTTCGCCCACCAGGCCGAGGGCGTCGCCCCCGACGTGATCACCCTGGCCAAGGGCCTCGGCGGCGGCCTGCCCATCGGCGCGACCATCGCGTTCGCCGACGGCGCGTTCGCCCAGCACCACCCGGGCGGCGCGGCCGCGCTGTTCACCCCGGGCCAGCACGGCACCACGTTCGGCGGCAACCCGGTGGCCTGCGCCGCGGCGCTCGCGGTGCTGCGCACCATCGCCGCCGACGGGCTGCTCGACCACGTCAAGCGGATCGGCGAGCAGCTGCGCCGCGGCATCGAGGCGCTCAACCACCCGCTGGTGTCCGGCGTACGCGGCGCGGGCCTGCTGCTCGGCGTGGTGCTGACCGCGCCGGTCGCCCCGGCCGTGCAGAAGGCGCTGCTGGACGCCGGGTTCATCGTCAACGCCGCCCAGCCGGACGCGATCCGGCTCGCCCCGCCCCTGATCCTCACCGCCGCCCAGGCCGACGCGTTCCTGTCCGCCCTGGGCCCGGCGCTCAAGCTCGCCCAGCCCCTCACCGACTCCGGAGCCCCGTCATGA
- a CDS encoding arginine repressor, with protein sequence MTAPMTRNARHARIEELIRGGGVTSQTQLGELLAAEGVQVTQATLSRDLEELGAVKVRGRDGTPAVYLIPEDGHPALRPASVAPARLMRLLREVLNGTDHSGNLAVLRTPPGAAHYLASAVDRSGLPDVVGTIAGDDTIFMVARDPAGGEALAAKFANWAGLDTTDHPHPPLDDDDL encoded by the coding sequence ATGACCGCACCGATGACCCGTAACGCCCGGCACGCGCGGATCGAGGAGCTGATCCGCGGTGGCGGCGTGACGTCGCAGACGCAGCTCGGCGAGCTGCTCGCGGCGGAGGGCGTGCAGGTGACCCAGGCGACCCTCTCCCGCGACCTGGAGGAGCTGGGCGCGGTGAAGGTACGCGGCCGCGACGGCACCCCGGCGGTCTACCTGATCCCGGAGGACGGTCACCCGGCGCTGCGGCCCGCCTCGGTGGCCCCCGCGCGCCTGATGCGCCTGCTGCGCGAGGTCCTCAACGGCACCGACCACAGCGGCAACCTGGCCGTCCTGCGCACCCCGCCCGGCGCCGCGCACTACCTGGCCAGCGCCGTCGACCGCAGTGGCCTGCCCGACGTGGTCGGCACCATCGCCGGCGACGACACCATCTTCATGGTCGCCCGCGACCCCGCCGGCGGCGAAGCCCTCGCCGCCAAGTTCGCCAACTGGGCCGGCCTCGACACCACCGACCACCCCCACCCACCCCTCGACGACGACGACCTCTGA
- the tyrS gene encoding tyrosine--tRNA ligase has protein sequence MTDILDDLQWRGLLQDCTGLDELREDLAAGPLTFYVGFDPTAPSLHLGHLTQVLTARRFQLAGHRPLLLVGGATGLIGDPKDSGERSLNSPDVVKGWVEKIRGQVEPFFDFEGQYAARMVNNLDWTSALSAIEFLRDVGKHFPVNKMLARDVVRNRLETGISFTEFSYQLLQSHDYFELHQRYGCRLQFGGSDQWGNITAGVDYIRRRGAGPVHAFTTPLVTKADGTKFGKTEGGAIWLDPAMTSPYAFYQFWINTDDRDVLRYLKYFSFRSREELQELERETAERPFARAAQRALAEELTTLLHGKEECEQVIAASQALFGRGALTELAPSTLRSALSEAGLVQVDELPSVAVLFKEAGLAASLGEARRAVSEGGAYVNNERVTEADEPVSADLLLHGQYLVLRRGKKTIAGAELRK, from the coding sequence GTGACGGACATCCTCGATGATCTGCAGTGGCGCGGCCTGCTGCAGGACTGCACCGGCCTTGACGAGCTGCGCGAAGACCTGGCGGCGGGCCCGCTGACGTTCTATGTCGGGTTCGACCCCACCGCGCCGAGCCTGCACCTGGGCCACCTCACGCAGGTGCTCACGGCGCGGCGGTTCCAGCTCGCCGGGCACCGGCCGCTGCTGCTGGTCGGCGGCGCCACCGGCCTCATCGGGGACCCGAAGGACAGCGGCGAGCGCAGCCTGAACTCGCCCGACGTGGTCAAGGGCTGGGTCGAGAAGATCCGCGGCCAGGTGGAGCCGTTCTTCGACTTCGAGGGTCAGTACGCGGCCCGCATGGTCAACAACCTGGACTGGACCTCGGCCCTGTCGGCGATCGAGTTCCTGCGCGACGTCGGCAAGCACTTCCCGGTGAACAAGATGCTGGCCCGCGACGTGGTGCGCAACCGGCTGGAGACCGGCATCAGCTTCACCGAGTTCAGCTACCAGCTGCTGCAGTCGCACGACTACTTCGAGCTGCACCAGCGCTACGGCTGCCGGCTGCAGTTCGGCGGCTCCGACCAGTGGGGCAACATCACCGCCGGCGTGGATTACATCCGCCGCCGCGGCGCGGGCCCGGTGCACGCCTTCACGACCCCGCTGGTGACGAAGGCTGACGGCACCAAGTTCGGCAAGACCGAGGGCGGCGCCATCTGGCTCGACCCCGCCATGACCAGCCCGTACGCGTTCTACCAGTTCTGGATCAACACTGACGACCGGGACGTGCTGCGCTACCTGAAGTACTTCAGCTTCCGCTCCCGCGAGGAGCTGCAGGAGCTGGAGCGGGAGACGGCGGAGCGGCCGTTCGCGCGGGCCGCGCAGCGGGCGCTGGCCGAGGAGCTGACCACGCTGCTGCACGGCAAGGAGGAGTGCGAGCAGGTCATCGCCGCGTCGCAGGCGCTGTTCGGGCGCGGCGCGCTGACCGAGCTGGCGCCGTCCACGCTGCGCTCGGCGCTGTCGGAGGCCGGGCTGGTGCAGGTCGACGAGCTGCCCAGTGTCGCGGTGCTGTTCAAGGAGGCCGGCCTGGCGGCGAGCCTCGGCGAGGCACGGCGCGCGGTCAGCGAGGGCGGGGCGTACGTCAACAACGAGCGGGTGACCGAAGCCGACGAACCGGTGTCCGCTGACCTGCTGCTACACGGGCAGTACCTGGTGCTCCGCCGGGGCAAGAAGACGATTGCGGGCGCTGAGCTGCGGAAATAG
- the argH gene encoding argininosuccinate lyase — MTRLWGGRFADGPAEALARLSVSVHFDWRLAPYDLAASRAHARVLAAAGLLDPEELGKMLAALDDLDAAVATGTFRPTVEDEDVHTALERGLLERLGTLGGKLRAGRSRNDQVATDLRLYLRDHARDLGARITELAEALTEQAARHLDTPAPGMTHVQHAQPVTFGHWLLAHVHPLLRDLERLRDWDHRTAVSPLGAGALAGSGLPLDPVAVSKELGFRTSFANSMDAVSDRDFVAEFLFVTALLGVHLSRLGEEVVLWTSYEFGWVELDDAFATGSSIMPQKKNADVAELARGKAGRLIGGLVNVLTMLKGLPLTYDRDMQEDKEPAFDAVDTLSLVLPALAGMIATMTVRADRLAASAPVGFSLATEVADWLVRKGVPFRDAHEITGKLVALCSVRECELHEVSDADLAAVSEHLDPSVRDVLTVQSALAARTTPGSTGPGPVADQLAAVSEHLKTWHAWSTESVVPN, encoded by the coding sequence ATGACCCGGCTCTGGGGAGGGCGGTTCGCCGACGGACCGGCCGAGGCGCTGGCGCGGCTCTCGGTCAGCGTGCACTTCGACTGGCGGCTCGCCCCGTACGACCTCGCCGCCTCGCGCGCGCACGCCCGGGTGCTGGCCGCGGCCGGCCTGCTCGACCCCGAGGAGCTGGGGAAGATGCTGGCCGCCCTCGACGACCTCGACGCCGCGGTCGCGACCGGCACCTTCCGGCCCACCGTCGAGGACGAGGACGTGCACACCGCGCTGGAACGCGGCCTGCTGGAGCGCCTCGGCACGCTCGGCGGCAAGCTGCGCGCCGGCCGCTCCCGCAACGACCAGGTCGCCACCGACCTGCGCCTCTACCTGCGCGACCACGCCCGCGACCTGGGCGCCCGGATCACCGAGCTGGCCGAGGCGCTCACCGAGCAGGCCGCCCGCCACCTCGACACGCCCGCCCCGGGCATGACCCACGTGCAGCACGCCCAGCCGGTCACCTTCGGCCACTGGCTGCTGGCGCACGTACACCCGCTGCTGCGCGACCTCGAACGGCTGCGCGACTGGGACCACCGCACCGCGGTCAGCCCGCTCGGCGCGGGGGCCCTGGCCGGCTCCGGCCTGCCGCTCGACCCGGTCGCCGTCTCCAAGGAGCTGGGCTTCCGCACCTCGTTCGCGAACTCGATGGACGCGGTCAGCGACCGCGACTTCGTCGCCGAGTTCCTGTTCGTCACCGCGCTGCTCGGGGTGCACCTGTCCCGGCTCGGCGAGGAGGTGGTGCTGTGGACGTCGTACGAGTTCGGCTGGGTCGAGCTGGACGACGCCTTCGCCACCGGCTCGTCGATCATGCCGCAGAAGAAGAACGCCGACGTCGCGGAACTCGCCCGGGGCAAGGCCGGCCGGCTCATCGGCGGCCTGGTCAACGTGCTCACCATGCTCAAGGGCCTGCCGCTGACCTACGACCGGGACATGCAGGAGGACAAGGAGCCCGCGTTCGACGCGGTCGACACGCTCAGCCTGGTGCTGCCCGCGCTCGCCGGGATGATCGCCACCATGACGGTGCGCGCCGACCGGCTCGCCGCGTCCGCGCCGGTCGGCTTCTCGCTGGCCACCGAGGTGGCGGACTGGCTGGTCCGCAAGGGCGTGCCGTTCCGCGACGCGCACGAGATCACCGGCAAGCTGGTGGCGCTGTGCTCGGTGCGCGAGTGCGAGCTGCACGAGGTCAGCGACGCCGACCTGGCGGCGGTCAGCGAGCACCTGGACCCGTCGGTGCGCGACGTGCTCACCGTGCAGTCGGCGCTGGCCGCCCGCACCACCCCCGGCTCCACCGGCCCCGGCCCGGTCGCCGACCAGCTCGCCGCAGTCTCCGAGCACCTCAAGACCTGGCACGCCTGGTCCACGGAGTCCGTCGTCCCCAACTGA
- the argJ gene encoding bifunctional glutamate N-acetyltransferase/amino-acid acetyltransferase ArgJ produces the protein MTVTSPKGFRAAGVAAGLKSTGALDLALVVNDGPDATAAGVFTANRVKAAPVLWTQQILKGRAVKAVVLNSGGANACTGPGGFQDTHATAEFVASRLGGMGAGQVAVCSTGLIGERLPMPKLLSGVEGASKALAKAGGFAAAEAIMTTDTRPKVVEITGDGWTVGGMAKGAGMLAPALATMLCVLTTDAVAGADALDEALREACRVSFDRVDSDGCMSTNDTVLLLASGASGIEPTQEELTAAVTQACHDLAQQLLADAEGHTKQIAIEVVNADSEEDAVIVGREIARNNLVKTALFGNDPNWGRILAAVGVTDAVYEPDELNVAINDVWVCRNGAAAEDRSKVDLSGVKVHITVDLNAGDHTATVWTNDLSHAYVHENSAYSS, from the coding sequence ATGACGGTCACCTCTCCCAAGGGTTTCCGGGCCGCCGGTGTGGCCGCGGGGCTGAAGAGCACCGGCGCGCTGGACCTGGCGCTGGTCGTCAACGACGGCCCCGACGCCACCGCCGCGGGCGTGTTCACCGCCAACCGGGTCAAGGCCGCCCCGGTGCTGTGGACCCAGCAGATCCTCAAGGGCCGCGCGGTGAAGGCGGTCGTGCTCAACTCCGGCGGCGCCAACGCCTGCACCGGGCCGGGCGGCTTCCAGGACACCCACGCCACCGCGGAGTTCGTCGCGTCCCGGCTGGGCGGCATGGGCGCGGGCCAGGTCGCGGTCTGCTCGACCGGGCTGATCGGCGAGCGGCTGCCCATGCCGAAGCTGCTGAGCGGCGTCGAGGGCGCGAGCAAGGCGCTGGCCAAGGCGGGCGGGTTCGCCGCCGCCGAGGCCATCATGACCACCGACACCCGGCCCAAGGTCGTCGAGATCACCGGCGACGGCTGGACCGTGGGTGGCATGGCCAAGGGCGCGGGCATGCTCGCCCCGGCGCTGGCCACCATGCTGTGCGTGCTCACCACCGACGCGGTGGCCGGGGCGGACGCGCTCGACGAGGCGCTGCGCGAGGCGTGCCGGGTCAGCTTCGACCGGGTCGACTCCGACGGCTGCATGTCCACCAACGACACGGTGCTGCTGCTGGCCTCGGGCGCGTCCGGCATCGAGCCGACCCAGGAGGAGCTGACCGCCGCGGTCACCCAGGCCTGCCACGACCTGGCCCAGCAGCTGCTGGCCGATGCCGAGGGGCACACCAAGCAGATCGCCATCGAGGTGGTCAACGCGGACTCGGAGGAGGACGCGGTGATCGTCGGGCGCGAGATCGCCCGCAACAACCTGGTCAAGACGGCCCTGTTCGGCAACGACCCCAACTGGGGCCGCATCCTGGCCGCGGTCGGCGTCACCGACGCGGTGTACGAGCCGGACGAGCTGAACGTGGCGATCAACGACGTGTGGGTGTGCCGCAACGGCGCCGCCGCCGAGGACCGCTCCAAGGTCGACCTGTCCGGCGTCAAGGTGCACATCACCGTGGACCTCAACGCGGGCGACCACACCGCGACCGTGTGGACCAACGACCTGTCCCACGCGTACGTGCACGAGAACTCGGCGTACAGCTCGTGA
- the argB gene encoding acetylglutamate kinase: protein MTPGEKAAALVEALPWLTQLRGETIVVKYGGHAMTTPALRESFAADMAYLRAVGLRPVVVHGGGPQISAMLDRMGIASEFKGGLRVTTAEAMTVVRMVLLSVGKDLVTQINRHGPHAVGLAGDDAGLFTAVRRPAVIDGEPVDIGQVGDVLSVDTALIDGLLAAGRIPVVSTVAPDVEGVPHNLNADTAAAALAIALGARRLIVLTDVPGVYANWPDTDSLIAKMTAKELDALLPSLSAGMVPKMEACLRAVRGGVPSAVVVDGRVPHSTLLELFTDEGCGTMVVPDDTDGALS from the coding sequence GTGACCCCGGGGGAGAAGGCCGCCGCGCTGGTCGAGGCGCTGCCCTGGCTGACGCAGCTGCGCGGCGAGACGATCGTGGTCAAGTACGGCGGCCACGCGATGACCACGCCCGCGCTGCGCGAGTCCTTCGCGGCCGACATGGCGTACCTGCGCGCGGTCGGCCTGCGCCCGGTCGTGGTGCACGGCGGCGGCCCGCAGATCTCGGCCATGCTGGACCGGATGGGCATCGCCTCGGAGTTCAAGGGCGGCCTGCGGGTCACCACCGCCGAGGCGATGACCGTGGTGCGCATGGTGCTGCTGTCGGTCGGCAAGGACCTGGTGACCCAGATCAACCGGCACGGCCCGCACGCGGTCGGGCTGGCCGGCGACGACGCGGGCCTGTTCACCGCCGTGCGCCGCCCCGCCGTGATCGACGGCGAGCCGGTCGACATCGGCCAGGTCGGCGACGTGCTCAGCGTCGACACCGCGCTGATCGACGGCCTGCTCGCGGCCGGCCGGATTCCCGTGGTGTCCACGGTCGCGCCCGACGTCGAAGGCGTGCCGCACAACCTGAACGCCGACACCGCCGCCGCGGCGCTGGCGATCGCGCTGGGCGCCCGCAGGCTGATCGTGCTCACCGACGTGCCCGGCGTGTACGCGAACTGGCCCGACACGGACAGCCTCATCGCGAAGATGACGGCCAAGGAGCTGGACGCCCTGCTGCCGAGCCTGTCCGCGGGCATGGTGCCCAAGATGGAGGCCTGCCTGCGCGCGGTCCGGGGCGGCGTGCCGTCCGCGGTCGTGGTCGACGGCCGGGTCCCGCACTCCACCCTGCTGGAGCTCTTCACCGACGAGGGGTGCGGCACCATGGTCGTCCCCGATGACACAGACGGGGCACTGTCATGA
- the argC gene encoding N-acetyl-gamma-glutamyl-phosphate reductase, translating into MGIRIGVAGASGYAGGELLRLIAGHPEFDLVAATAHSQAGKPVAAVHPHLTGLDLTLGETSPDAFADADLVFLALPHGESAALAAVLPASAKVVDLGADHRLHDGAAWTRYYGGEHAGAWTYGLPELPGQRELIAKSARVAATGCYAVATTLALAPLLHSGLADPADVVVVAASGTSGAGKSAKLHLLGSEVMGDLSPYKVGAHQHVPEIKQATGATGLSFTPVLAPMPRGILATVTARPTSCDITVGVVRAVLADAYGDEPLVHLLPEGAWPHTAAVLGSASAHLQATVDVDSGRIIVVSAIDNLGKGAAAQAVQCANIMFDLPETSGLSVYGVAP; encoded by the coding sequence ATGGGAATCCGGATCGGCGTCGCGGGAGCCAGCGGTTATGCGGGCGGGGAGCTGCTGCGCCTCATCGCGGGGCACCCCGAGTTCGACCTCGTCGCGGCCACCGCGCACAGCCAGGCGGGCAAACCGGTCGCCGCGGTGCATCCGCACCTTACCGGCCTCGACCTGACGCTCGGCGAGACCTCGCCGGACGCCTTCGCCGACGCCGACCTCGTCTTCCTGGCGCTGCCGCACGGCGAGTCCGCCGCGCTGGCCGCCGTCCTGCCCGCGTCCGCCAAGGTCGTCGACCTGGGCGCGGACCACCGGCTGCACGACGGCGCCGCCTGGACCCGCTACTACGGCGGCGAGCACGCCGGAGCGTGGACCTACGGCCTGCCCGAGCTGCCCGGCCAGCGGGAGCTGATCGCGAAGTCGGCCCGGGTCGCCGCGACCGGCTGCTACGCCGTGGCCACCACGCTCGCGCTCGCCCCGCTGCTGCACAGCGGCCTGGCCGACCCCGCCGACGTGGTGGTGGTCGCCGCCTCCGGCACCTCCGGCGCGGGCAAGTCCGCCAAGCTGCACCTGCTGGGCAGCGAGGTGATGGGCGACCTGAGCCCGTACAAGGTGGGCGCGCACCAGCACGTGCCGGAGATCAAGCAGGCCACCGGCGCGACCGGCCTGTCCTTCACGCCGGTGCTCGCGCCGATGCCGCGCGGCATCCTGGCCACCGTCACCGCCCGCCCCACCAGCTGCGACATCACCGTGGGCGTGGTGCGGGCCGTGCTCGCCGACGCGTACGGCGACGAGCCGCTCGTGCACCTGCTGCCCGAGGGGGCCTGGCCGCACACCGCGGCGGTGCTCGGCTCGGCGAGCGCGCACCTGCAGGCCACCGTGGACGTGGACAGTGGCCGGATCATCGTCGTCTCCGCCATCGACAACCTGGGCAAGGGCGCCGCCGCGCAGGCGGTCCAGTGCGCCAACATCATGTTCGACCTGCCGGAGACCTCCGGCCTGTCCGTTTACGGAGTCGCACCATGA
- the argF gene encoding ornithine carbamoyltransferase: protein MTRHFLRDDDLTPAEQDQVLTLAQRYAENRRGFRDALDGKSIAVLFEKPSLRTRVSFEVGISELGAHAVLIDATNTHFGRGETMSDAARVLSRYVDCIVIRTFEDTRIEELAAAATVPVVNALTNSFHPCQVLADLQTVRQRLGHTQGRTLTYVGDAANNMAHSYLLGGAVAGMHVRVAGPFGFTADKEIVAQAAAVAARTGGSVTEYTEAKEAVSGADVIATDTWTSMGHEGDGLDRITPFLPYQINAALLGHAHPDAIVLHCLPAHRGEEITDEVMDGPASAVFDQAENRLHAQKALLTFLMERA, encoded by the coding sequence ATGACCCGGCACTTCCTGCGCGACGACGACCTGACCCCGGCCGAGCAGGACCAGGTCCTCACCCTCGCCCAGCGGTACGCCGAGAACCGGCGCGGCTTCCGCGACGCGCTCGACGGCAAGTCGATCGCGGTGCTGTTCGAGAAGCCGTCGCTGCGCACCCGGGTCTCGTTCGAGGTGGGCATCTCCGAGCTGGGCGCGCACGCGGTGCTGATCGACGCCACCAACACCCACTTCGGCCGGGGCGAGACCATGTCCGACGCGGCCCGGGTGCTGTCCCGCTACGTCGACTGCATCGTGATCCGCACCTTCGAGGACACCCGCATCGAGGAGCTGGCCGCCGCGGCGACCGTGCCCGTGGTCAACGCGCTGACCAACAGCTTCCACCCGTGCCAGGTGCTGGCCGACCTGCAGACCGTGCGGCAGCGCCTCGGCCACACCCAGGGCCGTACGCTCACCTACGTCGGCGACGCGGCCAACAACATGGCCCACTCGTACCTGCTGGGCGGGGCGGTCGCCGGGATGCACGTGCGCGTGGCCGGCCCCTTCGGGTTCACCGCGGACAAGGAGATCGTGGCGCAGGCGGCCGCGGTCGCCGCCCGCACCGGCGGTTCGGTCACCGAGTACACCGAGGCCAAGGAGGCCGTCTCCGGGGCGGACGTGATCGCGACGGACACCTGGACCTCGATGGGCCACGAGGGGGACGGGCTCGACCGGATCACCCCGTTCCTGCCGTACCAGATCAATGCCGCGCTGCTCGGCCACGCGCACCCGGACGCGATCGTGCTGCACTGCCTGCCCGCCCACCGGGGCGAGGAGATCACCGACGAGGTCATGGACGGCCCGGCGAGCGCGGTCTTCGATCAGGCCGAGAACCGGCTGCATGCGCAGAAGGCGCTGCTGACGTTCCTCATGGAGCGCGCATGA